One Flavobacterium cerinum genomic window, AAATGGATATTAAATTGGTTTTTAATATTGATGAGATCGGAAGTGTAGCCGGAATGGTGAATGATAAGATTGTTTGTGAACGGGATCTTTTTGCGCCGACTTCAAATAATGCAGCTTCCGATGCGGTAACGGCAGAGTTAATGACATGTACCGAACTTTATTCGCCTTTAAAAGCAGAGTTATCCTATGCGTACGGATCGGATTATATGCCTTTTCAGGAAAACGGAGAAGTGATCACCGGATTTTTTGAGCATTATTATTCCCCTCATGCACATACAACACAAGATTTATTGATCAATTTGGATACGGTATATGTATATAATGTAGCCAAAGCGGCAATTGGTGCTACTTTGCATTTTGCTACAGCGGTGATACCTACGACACCGGATAGTGCTAAAAAAGATTTTAATGTAAGCTTTTTTCCGAACCCGGTTAAAGATCGCTTAACGATTAATAAAGGACAACTGGATAATAAAGAATACGTTTTTTCTATAGTTGATATTAACGGTAATACGGTATTACGCGAACAGCTTGCTAATGCAGAGTTGTTGGAAACAATCGATATTACAAAATTAAAGAAAGGTCTTTATTTGGGCGTTTTGGAAACCGGTGAACACCGAATTACTAAAAAAATCGTGATTGAATAGATTATAATACTACTTTTTTTATTGAGCAAATCGGTTCGGTTTTTCTGTGATGAACAGGAAGACACGAACCATTTGTTTTTGGAATTTATTGTCCGGAACTTTTATAATGCTTTGTTAGCGGACAAAATTCATTTCACGGACTAAAATTGAGTAATCTTTTTACAAAAGTTAAATGGTTTATTGTGTTGGTTTTTAGTTTTTTAGTTGGATAAAATGATGCGAATATTATTTTTAATATCAGCTATAGCCTAGTTTGAAAAATTACTATCTTCGTATGCCGGTTTTCGGTAATAACCCAGAGAAAAAGAATTAACTAACTAGGAAAAATGAAAAACTTAACTAAAAGCTTAATGATTTCATTATTTGCTACAGTATGTGGAACCGCAACCCAGGCACAGGTTTACATACAATCGTATGCAGATATTGTAAATCAGGCTTCTCAATCCGGTATTCTGACTAATCTGACAGAATTCGAGAATTTAGGAGTCAAATTCCGGGGAACACCGGCGCAGGCCAATACGTTACAATGGCTTAAAAACAAATATCTGAGTTACGGATATACAGCCAGTCAGCTAACGGAAGATGTCTTTACCTATTCGGGAGCAACCTGTAAAAACCTGATCGTAACGAAAATCGGTACCGTTTATCCGAATACCTATGTGATTGTTTGCGGACATTATGATACGATTACCGGAACCGGTACAAACGATAACGGTA contains:
- a CDS encoding M28 family peptidase; the encoded protein is MENLTKSLMLSLFATMCGSVATRAQTFKQDYADIVNQASQTGIVTNLTEFENFGLKYRGTVNQANTLQWLKDKYLSYGYTASQLSEDTFSYSGSTCKNLIVTKMGTVYPNTYVIVCGHYDTAVGSGTNDNGSGVVTILEIARLLQNVPTEYSIKFINFSGEEDGLLGSEHYVSTVVNGTTPKMDIKLVFNIDEIGSVAGMVNDKIVCERDLFAPTSNNAASDAVTAELMTCTELYSPLKAELSYAYGSDYMPFQENGEVITGFFEHYYSPHAHTTQDLLINLDTVYVYNVAKAAIGATLHFATAVIPTTPDSAKKDFNVSFFPNPVKDRLTINKGQLDNKEYVFSIVDINGNTVLREQLANAELLETIDITKLKKGLYLGVLETGEHRITKKIVIE